The Numenius arquata chromosome 17, bNumArq3.hap1.1, whole genome shotgun sequence genome segment aagcatgttttgtttttccaatcAAGCCACcgagcttaattttttttccctgttggaaaaagagataatttacagcatgcttttatttatcttttcttaGAGTTCATAATTAAGCAGGGACTTGcatatttctttgaaaacatatCTAATTCCTACTACTAGAACAGAGCTCTTGCCACAACACAGGGCTTTAAATGCATTATAATCATTGGTTGCATGACTGAATTCTATAGTATGATGCTGAAGGAATGCCAGACTGAATTATTCTATTGCCAGTTACAAGAAGTGCCTTACAATTGAGTTTAAAAAACTCTAAAGACAAACTTCAAGAAAACCTTAATCAAACAAGGCTTTTATTGTGCTCATTTTCTCTCCATGAGAATTCACTGTTCTCTGTAAGGCACAGCTGTTGGAAACCATAGTACAGCAAATATTAATTTTGACCAGTTTAGGTTTTGTGGTTTATTGTCTATAGCATATTCTACATTGCAAGGCATGGCTTTACTTGAAAAGCATTCAGGCAGAGTTCCCCAGAAGCTCAGCATGCTACATGACATGTCAGTAGTAATGTCCTCCTATGTTAAATAAGGGAGCCGGTCTGGAAGAGTTGTGCTGCAGATTGACATACCTGCAATATTTCCTAATGCCCACACAGCCTGTTCACTGATGTGAGTGTGGGGAGAGGCCAGTAGTGAAATAAAGGCTGGAATAGCCCCTCCATCTACTACAGCCTTTGTTTGCTCTGATGTGCCAGAAGCAATGTTGGTAAGCGCCCAGGCAGATTCAAACTGAATAGGGCTACAGTCTGCTCTACCCAAGAAGGAGACAAATTTTGGAATCAAACCAGCCCGAATTATGTTATCTATTGGGGGCTGCTTCTCTCTTGAGAGGAGTTTCCTATGGAGGAAGACAAACAAAAGGCATTATTTTTCACCTGCAGACATCTGAACAGATTCCATTAATCAGTCTAAAGAgattcatatttaaaagaaaaggtttaGCATTGCCTTAACATTCAGAGAAAGCAACACAACAAGACATGAAGGAGAAATATAGACAAGCTGAACGCTAGCTCCCTAAACCTCTGTTAACATTGTTTTTGGCATGTCTTCACTGTATGAGAGGTTCTGTTCAGACTCTGAAATAAAGCAGACCTGCAGGAGTCATAATACATTTGAATTGCTAAAGGTTCCTCAGTAGACAGGTTAATGACTGCCAGAAGCAGCACTGCAGCAATATACAAGCTTCCTAAAGAGATTTTAGATttggaagcagaaaggaaatttgGTATACTTCAAACCCAGTCATCCTACTGTTCATGTTATTCTAAGGTAGATCCCTGCACTCAAATATTGTAGTCAAGTGTTAACACGGTTTAAAGATATCTTATTCCGCTATAAAAAACGGTTTATTATTTTTACTCCCACAACTCTTGAGATTGACTACTGTCTATTTTGCCACCTCAAAACCACCAGAAAGAATTACTAGAGAAATGTTCAggcattttaaacatttaaaagccATGCTATTTCAATAAAATTATGACTAAATTAAGTGTACCTAAACATTGTATGAAAGGTTGACTCGGGTTTTGAAAATGCTGTCTAATCAGAAGAGCTACAGCTGCTGCCATCAGTAGACACCCAGGCTCATAAGCCAATTCTTTTACCTTGCCTGGTTACAGGCTCACACAGCTGAACTGGTTACCTCTAAAATCCTTACCTGGCAGCTTGAGTAGCCTGTAGCTGAAGCTCCATATTATTACTATTAACTCCTTTGACTATTTCTTCAACTGTCCAGTGTGCCGAAACCTGTACAATAAAAAGTTACATGAACACTTTGTTTGGAAAGGCATGTGTCTTCATGACCACAGAGGCCTTCTGTGCAATACTATGAGTAGACTCCATTTTACAACCACTTCCTTTATTAAGAGGTGATACTCCAAAACCTCAGCAGCTACAGTTTTATCTACAGTCATCTGAACTACTGGAACCTTTTTTTAATCAAGTGCTTCACACCACTGTTACAATAGGGTTAAACACAACTGGCTAAGCTACACTTTAAGAGTGTTGCCCATTAGAATTGGTAGTATAGACTTAAGATGGTAATGTATATGTAGTAACGCTGTGTCCCTCACAAGAAGGGATGTACACTAACTAGTGCGACTGCATGAGCTCATATTGCCAGACCTCCAAATGTGCCCATTCCAAGTACCTACTTACCTGATTGCTCCTGTTTTCCTGAAGGGGAGAAGTAGCATCATCTGGTAAAGTGctaacatttcttcttttaagCATCTGTTCATCTTTCTTAGCCTTCCTCAGTTCTACATTGACTTCAATACGCCGCCTTCTCATTTCCTGGAGAATATACATTCATAGCAAGTTCTTGGCTTTTACAACTCACCTTTAAAGATATGAGGGCTAGCTAAAATATTAATTGCATCAAAATACTCACTGTAGTATCCTTTCCTTTGTTCTTGAATCTGTTCAAGCGAGCTGCTGCTGCATTGGCATTCTCATTAGTAGACATCTTGCTTATTTGATTTTTGAGACACACAGATAAAAACAAGCCTGAAAACAGCAGAGAATAAACAGTAAGTTTACTTCACAAGAGTTAAGTTTAAAAACTGAGATCAATACTTGAGAATGAGAGACACTTGTCCATATTAGATACAATAACAGCCTCCGTCTTGATAGAGGATACCAGAGACATAAAAGCTGTCTCTTTAAATGCCTAGGTGTTACATCAAGCTCTAGCATTAACACAAAAGCAGTAAACACACATACGTCGTTTTACAACTCTTCCAACCACAAAGATTAGAGTCATTGATTTTAGGAGCAAGACTGGCTTTCCTTCCCACAGACAACACACATACTTTTAAGAACTACTTTCACTGTGTCGTATCTATACTGCACAGGCACCCAGTCCCACTCCGACCCTTTCTGATGGGAACAAAGAGATCTCGCACTGGGAATGCCCCCCGGGAGGCCTTACTGTGCCAGTGCAGCCAGCAGCACACGGTAGCAGCTACACCGCTAAGAGGCAGGCCCCTGCACCTCAGCCAACTCCAAGGTGACCCACCGCATAAGGACTGCCTTCGTTTCGCCCACAACTCAGCCGGAACACGCAGCCCGTTCTGGGACTCGCCGGCCCCACTCCAGGGAGCGACCTGTGAGCACGGCGATCCGACAGGTTCCGCAGGGAGCCCCCACCGTAGTGCCTGCCCTACCGCCGACGGAGCACAGCCTCTTCTGACAGACCCCCACTACTCCACACCCGACTTTCGGCTTCCCGCTGCCGCaggctgccccccgccccccacccccggggcccGGCACCTCCGCCGCTGTCTCCGCACACCAGCCTCCGTCCTGCGAGCACACCACCACTGCCCCCGCCTGCTCCGGGCTGCATTTAAATTTCCCGCGGCCTCGCCCTGCCATTGGCCCGTTCGAGCCATAGCAACCTCCTGATTGGCCCGTTTGAAATGCAGCCCGTCTCGCGATGCAGGGGAATGAATTTCCGCTGTCCTCCCGGAAGGGCGGACCAGACCTCACGTATTCGCGCAACCGATCCCGCCCCGGCACTACAACTCCCGGCATTCAACGCGCGGGAATACCCCGCGCTCCCGCCTCAGCCGCTCGTCGGAAGGCATGCTGGGAGTTGCAGTTTCACCGGAGGGCTCCGTGGGGGCTGGCCCGGGAAGGAGATTGGGATGGCGGGCGGGGTTTGCACCCCTGGGTGGGTGAGAGGAGGGAGGCCGCCCCGTTGTGAGCCGTTCGGGGCAGTAATATGCCATTGCCTCACACTGAGCATATTTTCTACTTCAGTAACCAACCGGTCACCACAGGCTTCTCCTGAGACTCGCCGTGTTGTCTCCCAGAAACGTGGTACACAGGAATTTAAAGATAACGGGATGTGAGGTTGCAGTTGAAAGCAATTCAAGAACAGATCAAAATTAAATCATACAGAATGTCAAAAAAAGGTATGTCCATCCCTGTGGCATATCCAGAAAACCAACAGATTCGGAATTGTTTCAGATGGGTTTGGCCTATTTACAAGGGATGGAATACAGAAGAACACCCTGTTTCACAGGTGTAATTCAAACCataaaacctggggaaaaaacatGGCTCTGCCAGCAACTCAAGCACTTTGACGCCTATAATGTACAATTCAGGGCAGAGAAGTGTCAGAGATGCACATTGATACATTGGTGTGTTAGACCATTACATTAAACCACTTATACTAACCTGCAGATCCATATGCTAGTTGATAAAGACATCTTCAGAAGAAGAGGAATTACCAGTGCATTTTACATAGCTTGTTTTGGGCCTTACAGTTACGATCattgtaaaataaaaacatcacaCAAACATTTAAGCAATAGTAGGGAAGACAAGAAAACACTTGAATCACAAATGGGGATACCGAAAAAGGACTtagtttgacagaaaaaaaagcagctcaaaagTAGAAATTGAGGACATCTGGTGTGCAGGAGGATCGCAGGGCCAGCGTGAAGAGAGTCCGCTGCGTCATAAATTGCTGGGGAGTCCGTGGTCTGGAGCAGCATGACCTGGATGAAGGAGACGAGGAGGCTGCAGGGATGGGTGTTCCAGGGCAGGGATAGAGCTGTCAGCCATTTGGAAACGGGAGGCGGCTGCAGGCCGATATGGGGCGAGTGTGCCTTGCGGGGTGAGGATGGTGTCACAGCGTGAAGGACTGTTATCAACACAGGAGCGCGACTAACAGAGGGGTGGAGGAAGGCTGCGGCTGAGGGAACGGCGACAGCCCAGGGTGCGCAGGAGCGAAGAAGGGCCGCGAGGGTAGAAAGCCCAGTGCAGAGCAGACAAGACGGAGCTAATGGCAGCGGAAGGGACGCGGCGGTAGCGCGAAGCCGGGAGGCGCGTGAGCGCACGACACTCCCGGTGAGGGGGCGGCTGTGGCGCGCGCACATCCCCTGAGGAGGGCGCTAACGGCCGCCGCGCGCGACGGGCTGaggcggaggggcggggcctcCCACTCGCCAGCGGAGAGAACGTGAAAGGACGTTTAGGGGCGGAGCCAGCGGCGGCCGGGTGCGGCTCTTCCAGTGCGGCGCGAAGGAGCGATGCTGGGTGACCCAGTGGCCTAATGGATAAGGCATCAGCCTCCGGAGCTGGGGATTGTGGGTTCGAGTCCCATCTGGGTCGTACCGTAGACGTTTTGTAGTGCGGCCTATCGCGCGCTATTATCGCCCAGCGGGGCCCCCACAGATACTTTTAGCCGCGCCACTGCAGCGGCCGGGGCCGGTAAGGGAGACCCGGAGCGGAGCCAGCACCGCGCTGCCCGGCTGGGACGGCCGCAAATTCCCTCAGACGCACCCTCCGCAGTCGCGTCCCTGTCAGCGGGGCGCCTGTCCTGCCCGTCGGCACCGAGGCCTCACTGAGCCCGCCAGCGCCCTCCTGCCCTCGGGGATTCTGAGGCAGCCGAGGGCCTCCGCCGGAGCGGGCATCGCCTCTGGCCACCGCATATTTGTGGCTGGTGAGTGGCCCCGAGGAGCCGGCGGGCGATTCTCCTCAGGCGCCGGTCCCGGGGCGGAGCTGAGGGTGGGCTGGCCGGGGCGCGGGTGCCGCCGTCTCCCTCCCGGGGTCGAGCCGTAGGGGCGCTCCAGAGCCCTGGTGGTAAACGCGGAGGGGAACCCGAGCCTGCAAAcctgctgctggtgccagcaCAGCTCTCTGCGGCCTCCCGGGCCAGGATGTGGCCACTGCCCTGTCGGTCCGTTGTTTTCTTCAGAGCAAGGAGTCCTCTCCGCTGCTGCTGGTGTACCTGTAGCTTCTTGAACGGTAGAAATACTGCAAACGTGCTTACTGCCCCTTTAATCAAGGTCCTGCCCAAGTACAGAGTCTGGAGAAACTCATTCATACAGGCATAGTCAGGCATTAATATAGGCTGAGTTACACTACCAGCTAATTTAAACAGAAGACTCCTTGGAGCACAGAAGGTCTGCAGGACACTCATGCGTccatctgtccgtctgtccatccatcctcaGCACAACCCTCAACAGCAGGGGTCTGTCGCACCCCTGACTTCTCTCGCTTGCCGCAGGTACGCACCAGTTGAGTGGGAGACGAGGCACATGAATATATGAGCTCACCTCTGTCTCGTCCTTAGTTTGAAGTCTCATTTCTACAATAGCTAAGTTGAAATACTTTCATAATTAAAATGGTTAAAATAGCTGGAAAATAAGGATTAATAAATGTTGCAGTAAAAAACACTCTGAATAACAGATGTGttaaaaattcagttattttGCATATCATTCTGGCTTATTTTCTGTGTCTTCACCAGTAGCTGCTTGAGACAAAGACCTGTACTTTTAAGACTTTTATTAAACTGCTTAATTAAGACAGTACAAAACAGTGTTTAAACTAGGCAATAGCTGGACCACATGACAAAGGCATTAAGGATGGGCAGATTTTCTGCTGGGGATGTTTAAGGAGCTGGGATGTAGTTcttttatagattttttaaattgtttgtcaCAGCTTAAAGGCACGAATGAGTTCACTAACTCTCATGACAGTAGTAGCCAGTGACATAAACTGTCACAATGGAAATCTTGTCTAGCAATAACATCACCTGTTTTCAGCTGGGAACATAGGAATAAGCCTACTTAATTCAGTAATCCAAATCAGACTTGGTTTGTTGTGTGAAAATTTTCAGAGTTCTTTATGTTAGcaaatacagatttgaaaatgAAGCTTTATCTGGGGTCAGCAGATAAAAGACTGGACAGTAACTCCTacatttttcagtctgaaaagaATCACTGGAAAGGGTTCCTTAAACTAAAAGAGATTACCAGCTGCATAACTGGGGGTGGACAGAAATACCTAAATATGTTTCATCATAGAGCATATCCTGTACAGAGGCTGAATTGCAGAGGTGATGCATCTGTCAAGTGCACTTTATAATGTCACTCCCCATGTCCAGTAAAACCATATTTGTTCTGTATGATTTTTGTCTATAAAATGCCATAGGAAGCAAGACCCTcctctaaaataaaaatctgttgctAAAAACACATATCCATCTGTTATTCACAGAAACACGGGTGACTGGGGGCAGTATAGCCGGGTATACATATGGGAAAGGGGTGTCCATGCACATTCCTCCTAGGCAGGGGTGGTGGGAGGCTCGCGGGGACGGCAGCAGCTTGGTCTTGCTCCAGTGGGTTGTCCAGTGAGTGATTCCTGTTTCCCCTAAGGCTGCCTCTCATTAGCATGAATTGGGGGAAGGGCGTAAAAGACTCCAGTTCACGTTGAGTCTGGAAAAACTTTACTTCAAAATGACAACCAAAGTGTTCTGGCTCCTCTGCTTTGTCGTTAGATCATCTTCCAGCTCAGTGGCCGGTAAGTCTGTTAACATTCAAAGCGGGGCTGGGGCATATTTGCCTTTGGTATCAGGGGAGACTAAACACATTGCTACAAATTCTTGCCCGAGCAGCCCTCTTCAGCTGTAGTCTTTTTAGCAAGCAGTAGCAGTAATCACGTAAGGGCTCAAGCAAAAAACATTTCAACATGTTTTGTGGGATGGGAATGTAAATTGCAATATTTGATTTGTCAGCATTTGAAAGAATTAAGAGCACCTGCCAAAAGCAGGCAGTTAGCTGGTGCCATGAATGCTGCTAGCCATTATTCTGCAGCTGAAGTCTGATTTGCTTTTGCATATGatgggatttctttttatttgtatgtgACTTTTCCCTTTTAGTCTCCTTCCCCTCACTTGTAAACTTCAGATTTCTGATTTATTTCAACATGCTCTGTGTTGCCACGTGTGCCTGCAGCAAGCTGTCCTAAACAGGtctggttttttaattttattttagtaccTCATTGATGTACAGAAATAAGATATACTTCTATTCCATTGGGAAGACGTCCAGGAGCTGATTATGTTGCAGTTGTATTTCTGAGGTTGCAAGGGCTAGATAGGAATATGCTGGCATAGGGGAATGGATCTCAAGGTCCTGAATAGATCGAGTAGAGAAAAATGAACTAATTCTTGTTACAATCCATGACTGAGAAGGCATGATAAACTGGTAGTAGAAaagtatacttaaaaaaaaaaccaagtccaGAACACCTGTTCAGAGTTCACAGCTTCACATTGAACCATCTCCAGCACACCCTTGCCTATTGCTTTCTTTAGCTTGGACTTCTTCCACCCCTTTCTTCATGGACATTCTTTTCACTTTACATTTGGCCAGCCCAAATATCAGGGAATCTTTCCCATGACAGCAGCTGGTGAGAGCAAAGGGGGAGAAGCAGCAAGGTCACCAGTTGAGTCAGTTATAGAAGATAAATCAGGACATTGTTCATCTGTGTATGTCAAATATCTCTTTTCACATAAGGAGTTAGGATCAGCCTCCTACACGATGCTAACCACAGTCAGTGAACACCCAGACAACGGCTGTGTGTGGGTGAACTGCTTTAAAACTCTGCTGGCTAACTGAAGACATGCAGTGAAGGACtaaagtaaaaggaagattaactGCAAGAGGAAATTTCTCTCTTCCCAGGCTAAATGGAAAGTCATTTTGCTTTGTGAGGTCCAAGTGATCAAGGTGAAGGTATAAACGAAGGTCTTGATGACTGTCCAGCTTGTGTGAACAATGTCATTAAGCTATTCCATTTTTCACTAGATTCCCAGACACTTCCTCTATTTCACAAGCCTTGTCCTCTCAACTGAAGAAAAGCCTTGAAATACCTGTTACTCAACAGCAATAGCCTAGCTACCAGGCAATGGTACTGCTACTATACAGCTCTGTAGCGCAAAAGTCAGAGACCAAAACTGTGGATAGAGATCTTTTCAGTAGCATTCAAAGCCCAAAGCTGCTGAACAGTCCAGATGGCATTGTCAATAAGGCATCCCATGGATGGGAAAACCAAATAGTTCTGTTGTCATGGTCTTTTAAACAAGCATCCCAAATGGCAATGTGAACCTTGCTTCCTCAGATGCTCCCTGGAGATTCAGGCTTTTGAGAAAAGGGTTTGTTTATAAGTCCTGTTTTTAATTTGCAacaataataaagtaaaaatgcaAATCTCCTGTGTTTTGCTCACACAGCTGCATTCTCCGTACTGGACTTTCCATGTTGGAGTACGGAAGAATGAGGACCTCTACTATATTTGATCTGTTGAACTATTTATTGGTTATATTGTCTTACTGTTGAGGGGCTTACTTACAGACTAGAGCCTCAAATTTGCCAGGTGCTTCCCATTCAGAAGCAtgtggaataaaaaaattaaaacgctAAtacactttctcctttttttgtttgtaggACCCCTGCCCTATGTTGAGAAATCCAGTCAGACTCTCAGCAAAGATGCTTACACTTCAGCAGATGCTGCGCCTGGCCACCTCAAATCGCCAGCCTGGGCCACCAGCAGCGCCAGGGAGAATCACACTGAACGTTGGCTTCTGCCTTCCACTGACCTGCAGTGGCCAAAACCTCCCAAAATCATCTTTCTCTCATCAGACAAAAAGAAACACACCAAGCCTTCTCTAGAAAACAGCACGGGCCTGAGGAAACACCTTTCGCAGTATGGAGGGGCCctgcctctggagagcctgaCTGAGgggccttctccttcctcctttgaCTTCAACCACACCAATAGAAAGCACGCAGATAGACGGCTGGCTGAGGCTGCCAACAGTGTGTCGGCTCAGTTCCAGCACGCAGCATCTTCCTACCTAAAGATGACATCCTTAGTGGAGGCTCATCCTTTTCTGGACTCTGGAGCAGTGGAGTCAGATGATCCTAACACACTGGATCACTTCAACCGACCACGCAAGATAATGCCCTATAAACACACTGATGCCTTCAGGACTGTCACCAAACCCTCCTGGGTCACCAACCGCCAGTCATCCAGCTTGCCGTACCACTTCAGTGCACTGAAGAAAGGTAAGGGGAgagcctgctctggcaagggATATCCTGAGCTTTCCAAAGGTTGGGTAGCCTAATTTGGATGGAATATCCCAAAAGGGCCCATGCTGTCCTTCAGCCTATGTGCCTGTTCTAGATGGTGATAAGGAGAAGGCATGTCTGACCGAGtgcaagaaagagagagatgaagtGGAGGCCTACTGTGCGAGCGAATTCGGTAAGTTGTGTCCTCCAGGAACCACACAGACAAAGCAGGGGCTGCTTTTGTTCATCTACTGCTGacatttcacttctgcttttaagATACCGTTTCACTGAGTATGTTAAATAATTACTAAGTACATTAAAGGGACCCATCACAGCTCTTTATAAATGCACTGTGACAAATGGTACCAAGTCTTAGATTACCCTTTCCCTACCTTGGGCTAGAAttgctctt includes the following:
- the C17H17orf58 gene encoding UPF0450 protein C17orf58 homolog — its product is MGRVCLAGRFVVRPIARYYRPAGPPQILLAAPLQRPGPVRETRSGASTALPGWDGRKFPQTHPPQSRPCQRGACPARRHRGLTEPASALLPSGILRQPRASAGAGIASGHRIFVAAQPSTAGVCRTPDFSRLPQHELGEGRKRLQFTLSLEKLYFKMTTKVFWLLCFVVRSSSSSVAGPLPYVEKSSQTLSKDAYTSADAAPGHLKSPAWATSSARENHTERWLLPSTDLQWPKPPKIIFLSSDKKKHTKPSLENSTGLRKHLSQYGGALPLESLTEGPSPSSFDFNHTNRKHADRRLAEAANSVSAQFQHAASSYLKMTSLVEAHPFLDSGAVESDDPNTLDHFNRPRKIMPYKHTDAFRTVTKPSWVTNRQSSSLPYHFSALKKAYVPVLDGDKEKACLTECKKERDEVEAYCASEFAVNGIVYNMERLGNGVHLITLLVNSDGLYKMSRLYITPDGFFFRVHILVVDTLNCSKPCLDFKLGSRYIVMGQIYHKRRQIPANLLQFLHGHLRPGDGLLRSSSYVKRFNRKRNRKVQAAHTKCR